Proteins encoded by one window of Roseibium sp. Sym1:
- a CDS encoding cysteine hydrolase family protein encodes MTGLWTAIGLGVLSLVAYIILSLGKLSRPTRGILIDRAVRPETALVVIDVQEDFTRNTGRHAFDPEKRDAALGAISREIETSRAAGHEVAFIRNVFRDWPVVVAMKLTAGGVGTPGREGLKFDRTLDVGDAPQFEKSIGDTFSCPDFEAWLAEKRIGRLILVGLDSCYCVQLTAMGALARGYAVEIREDATLTTQPEKWAGLKQDLETAGAALA; translated from the coding sequence ATGACCGGACTATGGACTGCGATCGGACTGGGGGTGCTCTCCCTCGTGGCCTATATCATCCTGTCGCTCGGAAAACTGTCGAGGCCCACGAGAGGTATCTTGATCGACAGGGCGGTGCGGCCCGAAACGGCGCTGGTCGTGATCGACGTCCAGGAGGATTTCACCCGCAACACCGGCAGGCATGCCTTCGATCCGGAAAAACGCGACGCGGCGCTCGGTGCCATCTCGCGGGAAATCGAGACGAGCCGGGCTGCCGGTCACGAGGTCGCCTTCATCCGCAATGTGTTCCGGGACTGGCCGGTGGTCGTCGCCATGAAACTGACCGCGGGTGGTGTCGGAACGCCGGGCCGGGAGGGGCTCAAGTTCGACCGCACGCTCGACGTCGGCGACGCGCCGCAATTTGAAAAATCCATCGGCGACACGTTCAGCTGCCCGGATTTCGAGGCCTGGCTCGCGGAAAAACGCATCGGCCGTCTCATCCTGGTTGGCCTGGATAGCTGTTATTGCGTCCAGCTCACCGCCATGGGCGCGCTCGCCCGCGGCTATGCGGTCGAGATCCGCGAGGATGCGACGCTGACGACGCAGCCGGAGAAATGGGCCGGCCTGAAACAGGACCTCGAAACGGCCGGTGCCGCGCTCGCCTGA
- a CDS encoding MarR family winged helix-turn-helix transcriptional regulator gives MDKKPETSADPIDVWARLQRASGAVLARVESRLKVEGFPPLAWYDILLELRRADGQALRPVEIEKRILLAQYNVSRLIDRLVAAGYVEKRRSKEDGRGVVICLLPDGAALLDTMWPCYRDAVETEFAAHLETGDAETLWKILGHLLPGDGRSP, from the coding sequence ATGGACAAGAAACCCGAGACATCTGCCGATCCGATCGACGTCTGGGCGCGGCTTCAAAGGGCAAGCGGCGCCGTGCTGGCGCGGGTGGAAAGCCGTCTGAAGGTGGAGGGTTTTCCGCCTCTCGCCTGGTATGACATTCTTCTGGAGCTGCGGCGTGCGGACGGCCAGGCCTTGCGGCCGGTGGAGATCGAAAAGCGTATCCTGCTGGCGCAATACAACGTTTCGCGCCTGATCGATCGGCTGGTTGCCGCCGGTTACGTGGAAAAGCGCAGGAGCAAGGAGGACGGGCGCGGCGTGGTGATCTGCCTTCTGCCGGATGGCGCGGCGCTTCTGGACACCATGTGGCCGTGCTACCGGGACGCGGTGGAAACAGAGTTTGCCGCGCATCTAGAAACAGGCGACGCGGAAACGCTCTGGAAGATCCTTGGACACCTGTTGCCGGGAGACGGGCGTTCGCCTTGA
- a CDS encoding DUF4166 domain-containing protein produces the protein MRTLRIVIPTSSHLPMTRTLYQTILGSDFDQVPREIREMHSFARIARGTADVSRGQSWSARLICRVAKLPESRQGVAVETSFAPIDGGERWTRSFDGQPFRTDMMAGSGEAFPCMEERLGPFLFKMRVSASGKGIDLTPEKVFLGPLPIPLALAPQAVGRERVRDGRYRFSVAVTFPLIGKVFGYEGWLEPVALEEES, from the coding sequence GTGCGCACACTGAGAATTGTCATTCCTACCAGCTCTCACCTTCCCATGACCCGCACGCTCTACCAAACGATCCTCGGTTCCGATTTCGACCAGGTGCCCCGGGAAATCCGGGAGATGCACAGTTTTGCCCGCATTGCACGGGGCACTGCGGATGTCAGCCGTGGTCAAAGCTGGAGCGCCCGGTTGATCTGCCGCGTTGCGAAACTGCCGGAATCCCGACAAGGCGTTGCCGTGGAGACCAGCTTCGCTCCGATCGACGGCGGCGAACGCTGGACGCGATCCTTCGACGGCCAGCCGTTCCGGACGGACATGATGGCCGGCAGCGGTGAGGCTTTCCCGTGCATGGAAGAACGGCTCGGGCCGTTCCTTTTCAAGATGCGTGTGTCCGCATCCGGCAAAGGCATCGACCTGACGCCGGAAAAGGTGTTTCTGGGTCCCCTGCCCATACCACTCGCACTCGCTCCCCAGGCGGTCGGGCGCGAACGCGTGCGTGACGGACGCTATCGTTTTTCCGTGGCAGTGACCTTCCCGCTGATCGGGAAGGTCTTCGGTTATGAGGGCTGGCTTGAACCCGTCGCGCTGGAAGAGGAATCCTAG
- the tyrS gene encoding tyrosine--tRNA ligase — protein sequence MTRHMIEAGKPATKLRSEALAVLLERGLVHQCTDIEALDETLSKGPITAYAGFDATAASLHVGHLMPLMTMRWLQKLGHRPIVVLGGGTSQIGDPSFRNDARPMLEERQIAANIATIRRSVERLVDMEGEDGALLVDNAEWLNEFRFLEFLRDYGSQFTVNRMMTFDSVKSRLEAQMPLTVLEFCYMMLQAVDFLELAKRHDCALQVGGSDQWGNIVNGVELGRRDGRKLHGLTVPLLTTASGAKMGKTAAGAVWLHPEHLSPFGFWQFWRNTADADVAKFLRLFTELPMSEIDRLAELEGAELNEAKKILATQVTAIVHGPEEARAALQQGDALFSGEGEILEPTHSLPLARLAEGLGLLELVVAVGFAGSNGEARRLVEGGGVRLNNAIVDDPRRRIATGDLQANDRLSVSVGRRRKALVGFE from the coding sequence ATGACCAGACACATGATCGAAGCCGGGAAACCGGCCACCAAACTCCGATCCGAAGCGCTCGCCGTGCTTCTGGAGCGCGGGCTCGTGCACCAGTGCACCGATATCGAGGCTCTCGACGAAACCTTGTCGAAGGGGCCGATCACCGCCTACGCCGGGTTCGACGCCACGGCGGCCAGCCTCCATGTCGGCCATCTGATGCCTCTGATGACCATGCGCTGGCTGCAGAAGCTCGGCCACCGGCCCATTGTCGTGCTCGGCGGCGGCACCAGCCAGATCGGCGATCCAAGTTTCCGCAACGATGCGCGTCCGATGCTGGAAGAACGCCAGATCGCCGCCAACATTGCCACCATCCGCCGCTCCGTCGAACGGCTGGTGGACATGGAGGGCGAAGACGGCGCGCTGCTGGTCGACAATGCGGAGTGGCTGAACGAGTTCCGCTTCCTGGAATTCCTCCGCGATTATGGCTCCCAGTTCACCGTCAACCGGATGATGACCTTCGACAGCGTCAAGTCGCGCCTCGAGGCGCAGATGCCGCTGACGGTGCTGGAGTTCTGCTACATGATGCTGCAGGCCGTCGATTTCCTGGAACTCGCCAAGCGGCACGATTGTGCCCTTCAGGTCGGTGGCTCCGACCAGTGGGGCAACATCGTCAACGGGGTCGAACTTGGACGCCGCGACGGCCGCAAGCTGCACGGCCTGACCGTGCCGCTCCTGACCACCGCCAGCGGTGCCAAGATGGGCAAGACCGCCGCCGGCGCCGTCTGGCTGCATCCCGAGCACCTGTCGCCCTTCGGCTTCTGGCAGTTCTGGCGCAACACAGCCGATGCGGATGTGGCGAAGTTCCTGCGGCTCTTCACCGAACTGCCGATGAGCGAGATCGACCGTCTGGCGGAACTGGAAGGCGCGGAGCTGAACGAGGCCAAGAAGATCCTGGCCACCCAGGTGACCGCCATCGTGCATGGCCCGGAAGAAGCCCGCGCTGCCCTGCAGCAGGGCGATGCCCTGTTTTCCGGCGAGGGGGAGATCCTGGAGCCGACCCACTCGCTGCCGCTCGCGCGGCTGGCCGAAGGGCTCGGTCTTCTGGAGCTGGTTGTCGCCGTCGGGTTTGCCGGCTCCAACGGCGAGGCACGGCGTCTGGTGGAAGGCGGCGGTGTGCGTCTCAACAACGCCATCGTCGACGATCCGCGCCGCCGCATCGCCACCGGTGACCTGCAGGCAAACGACCGCCTGTCCGTCTCCGTCGGCCGCCGCCGCAAGGCACTGGTCGGGTTTGAGTAG
- a CDS encoding M20 family metallopeptidase: MTSVELSAFEQSVVDRITEDSWLRLATDLIRCGQPRSSNPLDPDQPHAEEEAVAHMVAGQLMGMGFSVEMPVKRHGRPNVVGRHSGRPDGPSLMINDHLDTYPVVEPHKWDMTDFDPFKATRHGNLLYARGTSDTRGNMASALLALQAVMDSDAELCGELIACFTVDEERNGTDGSIFVTEELGLRPDYSITAEPTAWGGPEGPWGMAISTANSGHCLVEIVLKGVKGHIWRPDIISNPIVEAGGLLADLTRMTFTHVPHRFMGHTPPVVSVVRIRGGLEGEMQFSPDTCVITLAVVGIVPGMTMESVLADIQAVAHASLQGGNGISAEVRQVPGSLFVAGTEPVEETEEPVRTLKSVYQDMRGEAPRLNRKNAFNDTIRFREAGINAITFGPGEDGWAADNEWISIPKSVEAARIYAVTILRLLGATG, encoded by the coding sequence ATGACTTCAGTTGAACTCAGTGCATTTGAACAGTCGGTCGTCGATCGCATCACCGAGGATTCCTGGCTTCGGCTCGCGACGGATCTGATCCGGTGCGGCCAGCCGAGATCCAGCAACCCGCTGGATCCGGATCAGCCGCATGCCGAAGAGGAAGCCGTTGCCCATATGGTCGCCGGCCAGCTGATGGGAATGGGTTTTTCCGTCGAGATGCCGGTCAAGCGGCACGGCCGGCCAAATGTCGTCGGGCGCCATTCGGGCAGGCCGGACGGTCCCAGCCTGATGATCAACGACCACCTGGACACCTATCCGGTCGTCGAGCCCCACAAGTGGGACATGACCGATTTCGACCCGTTCAAGGCGACCCGCCACGGCAATCTGCTTTATGCACGCGGCACGTCGGACACGCGCGGCAACATGGCAAGCGCTCTTCTGGCCCTGCAGGCGGTCATGGACAGCGATGCCGAGCTTTGCGGTGAACTGATCGCCTGCTTCACCGTCGACGAGGAACGCAACGGCACCGACGGTTCGATCTTCGTCACCGAGGAACTGGGCCTCCGGCCGGATTATTCGATCACCGCCGAGCCGACCGCATGGGGCGGACCGGAGGGCCCGTGGGGCATGGCGATCTCGACCGCCAATTCCGGACATTGCCTCGTGGAAATCGTCCTGAAGGGGGTCAAGGGCCATATCTGGCGCCCCGACATCATTTCGAACCCGATCGTGGAAGCCGGCGGCCTGCTGGCCGACCTGACCAGGATGACGTTCACGCATGTCCCGCACAGGTTCATGGGCCACACGCCTCCGGTCGTCTCGGTGGTGCGCATCCGTGGTGGCCTGGAAGGAGAAATGCAGTTTTCGCCGGACACGTGCGTCATCACCCTCGCCGTCGTCGGCATCGTTCCCGGCATGACGATGGAAAGCGTCCTGGCGGATATCCAGGCGGTCGCACATGCCTCGCTCCAGGGAGGCAACGGCATTTCCGCGGAGGTCCGGCAGGTGCCGGGCTCGCTGTTTGTCGCCGGAACGGAACCGGTCGAGGAGACCGAGGAGCCGGTCAGGACCCTGAAGTCCGTTTACCAGGACATGCGCGGCGAAGCGCCGAGACTGAACCGCAAGAATGCCTTCAACGACACGATCCGGTTTCGGGAAGCCGGCATCAACGCCATCACCTTCGGACCGGGTGAAGACGGCTGGGCGGCGGACAATGAATGGATTTCCATTCCCAAGTCCGTGGAAGCCGCCCGCATTTATGCCGTCACCATCCTGAGATTGCTCGGGGCAACGGGATGA
- a CDS encoding hemerythrin domain-containing protein: MSDGTQLDQRTGLPEEWLFLLKEHPREDWPGHGNLGPLTEFWLARHNGFRQLGKTLDELLSEFREDRIPVDRFGRLFGPRLQQFLSELHHHHMIEDHHYFPVFMAAEKRLVSGFELLEGDHELIHHRIEAAVKSANKLFGQMGTRDRDAIRRAADNFAGVSDTLISGLMRHLDDEEDLIVPLILDRSERELGLS, from the coding sequence ATGAGCGACGGCACGCAACTTGATCAACGCACCGGCCTGCCCGAGGAATGGCTGTTTCTCCTGAAGGAGCACCCGCGCGAGGACTGGCCGGGTCATGGCAATCTCGGGCCGCTCACCGAATTCTGGCTGGCGCGCCACAACGGTTTCCGGCAACTGGGAAAGACGCTGGACGAGCTGCTGTCGGAATTCCGGGAGGATCGCATTCCGGTCGACCGCTTCGGCAGGCTGTTCGGGCCGCGCCTGCAACAGTTCCTGTCCGAGCTGCATCACCACCACATGATCGAGGACCACCACTACTTCCCGGTTTTCATGGCGGCGGAAAAACGTCTGGTCTCCGGTTTCGAGCTGCTGGAAGGGGATCACGAACTGATCCACCACCGGATCGAGGCCGCGGTGAAAAGCGCCAACAAGCTGTTTGGCCAGATGGGAACCCGGGACCGCGACGCTATCCGCCGGGCGGCGGACAATTTCGCCGGTGTCAGCGACACCCTGATCTCCGGCCTGATGCGCCATCTCGACGACGAGGAAGACCTGATCGTGCCGCTGATCCTGGATCGCAGCGAGCGCGAGCTGGGGCTGTCGTGA
- a CDS encoding glutathione S-transferase family protein translates to MPTPLTLISHTLCPYVQRAAITLAEKDVPFERIMIDLTDKPDWFRAASPLGKVPLLKVGEDRYLFESAPIVEFLDETYAPKLHPEDPVDRARHRAYVEFASQVLNGIGALYSARDDTGFTAASDALKARFRHLDTVIDAAGPFFAGASFSLVDAAFAPVFRYFDVFETFVALDVLDGLERVATWRRRLAARSSVQNAVSADYPDLLRGFVRNRNSWMSHLLAQHERREDLVAVQA, encoded by the coding sequence ATGCCGACACCTCTCACCCTGATCAGCCACACGCTCTGCCCCTATGTGCAGCGCGCCGCCATCACCCTTGCCGAAAAGGATGTCCCGTTCGAGCGGATCATGATCGACCTCACCGACAAGCCGGACTGGTTCAGGGCCGCCTCGCCGCTCGGCAAGGTGCCGCTGCTGAAGGTCGGCGAAGACCGCTACCTGTTCGAATCCGCGCCGATCGTGGAATTCCTGGACGAAACATACGCACCGAAACTGCATCCCGAGGATCCGGTCGACCGCGCCCGGCACCGGGCCTATGTCGAATTCGCCTCACAGGTCCTGAACGGGATCGGCGCGCTTTACAGTGCCAGGGACGACACCGGTTTCACGGCAGCCTCGGACGCGCTGAAGGCCCGTTTCCGGCATCTCGACACGGTCATCGACGCGGCAGGGCCGTTCTTTGCCGGTGCGTCCTTTTCCCTTGTGGACGCGGCGTTCGCGCCGGTGTTCCGCTATTTCGACGTGTTCGAGACCTTCGTCGCGCTCGACGTCCTCGATGGTCTTGAAAGGGTCGCCACCTGGCGGCGCCGGCTTGCCGCCCGCAGCTCCGTGCAGAACGCGGTGTCCGCCGATTACCCGGATCTGCTGCGCGGTTTCGTCAGGAACCGGAACAGCTGGATGAGCCATCTGCTTGCACAGCACGAACGACGTGAGGATCTCGTCGCCGTCCAGGCATAA
- a CDS encoding LysR family transcriptional regulator, whose amino-acid sequence MRNLKVYRYVDTIARTGSIRKAAELLAITPSALNRRILALEEELEVPVFERLGRGVRLSTAGELLIDMFRKQLAEAELTKSRIADLSGLRRGHVTVTCSQAVLPYFMPEQIRRFQKDFPDVTFSILNRDGEEAEQSLLNHAADLAIVFEPLKQSDFQTLVAVPQPIHAVMSSDHPLSGETSLKFIDCLAYPLALPTRTYAVRQILQIYSDRLAVKLEPSVEAESYIFLRNFVAGSSAIAFELQIGVKALSLHNNTTAIPLKEASVSYGSLYVAQLKGRTLPVASARFAQQIVEVLETEWG is encoded by the coding sequence GTGCGCAACCTCAAGGTTTATCGATATGTCGACACAATCGCGCGCACCGGTTCCATCCGCAAAGCCGCCGAACTGCTCGCAATCACGCCCTCGGCCCTCAACAGGCGCATCCTGGCGCTCGAGGAAGAGCTCGAGGTGCCCGTGTTCGAGCGCCTGGGACGGGGAGTGCGCCTGAGCACGGCCGGGGAACTGCTGATCGACATGTTCCGCAAGCAGCTCGCCGAAGCCGAGCTGACCAAGTCCCGGATCGCGGATCTGTCGGGATTGCGCCGGGGGCATGTGACCGTCACCTGCAGCCAGGCGGTCCTGCCATATTTCATGCCCGAGCAGATCCGGCGCTTTCAGAAGGACTTTCCGGATGTCACCTTCAGCATTCTCAACCGGGACGGCGAGGAGGCCGAACAATCGCTGCTGAACCACGCGGCCGACCTTGCCATCGTCTTCGAGCCCTTGAAACAAAGCGACTTCCAGACCCTCGTCGCCGTGCCCCAGCCGATTCATGCGGTGATGTCGTCCGACCACCCGCTGTCCGGCGAGACGAGCCTCAAATTCATCGATTGCCTTGCATATCCGCTGGCCTTGCCGACACGGACCTATGCCGTCCGGCAAATCCTCCAGATCTATTCCGACAGGCTCGCGGTCAAGCTGGAGCCGTCCGTGGAGGCCGAGAGCTATATTTTCCTGCGCAACTTCGTTGCCGGAAGCAGTGCGATCGCGTTTGAACTGCAAATCGGCGTGAAAGCCCTGTCGCTTCACAACAACACCACGGCAATTCCGCTGAAGGAAGCATCCGTTTCCTACGGGTCGCTTTATGTCGCGCAGCTCAAGGGCCGGACCCTCCCGGTCGCTTCGGCCCGGTTCGCGCAACAGATCGTGGAAGTGCTCGAGACCGAATGGGGCTGA
- a CDS encoding MarR family winged helix-turn-helix transcriptional regulator: MRKSVELYEIIRLIRPVHRRLARAVEAKLEGTGITVGMRAVMEVLEEAGAMSVPEIGRVLFLARQQIQLIVNALEEGELVERRPNPAHKRSALFVLSEQGATVFGEIRAKENDEIDAVCELFSEEDLNAAQKVLCTMLDHFAAFEDDPDRPQSLE, encoded by the coding sequence TTGAGGAAATCTGTCGAGCTCTACGAGATCATCCGCCTGATCCGGCCGGTGCACCGGCGTCTGGCGCGGGCGGTGGAGGCGAAGCTGGAAGGAACCGGCATCACGGTCGGCATGCGCGCCGTCATGGAGGTGCTGGAGGAGGCGGGAGCGATGTCCGTGCCTGAAATAGGCCGCGTCCTGTTCCTTGCCCGTCAGCAGATCCAGCTGATCGTGAATGCGCTGGAGGAGGGTGAGCTTGTCGAACGCCGGCCGAACCCCGCCCACAAGCGTTCGGCGCTGTTCGTATTGAGCGAACAGGGAGCAACCGTGTTCGGCGAAATCCGCGCGAAGGAAAACGACGAGATAGATGCGGTCTGCGAGCTGTTCTCCGAAGAGGATCTCAACGCCGCCCAGAAGGTGCTTTGCACCATGCTCGATCATTTTGCCGCGTTCGAGGACGACCCGGACCGGCCCCAGTCCCTGGAATAA
- a CDS encoding amidase family protein — MASGPFDLRMGALRRAYQAGTITPSDLVQHILSRLDDADQSAVWISTTTKDKLIARARELEGLADSGRDLPLYGIPFSVKDNIDVEGEETTAACPGFAYRAEHSATVVERALAAGAIYVGKTNLDQFATGLVGVRSPYGIPVNPFNADYIPGGSSSGAAVSVATGVVSFAFGTDTGGSGRIPASYNGLVGFKPAPGDWSRHGLVFACRSFDTPSVFTNGLEDALTVDGAVRGPDGLDPYSTDFMRSDDGTPRVAVLQPDLARNLCEPEILGLFQEACDAISTLFPSVTPADLSPFQALNDLMFFGPLLAERDVSVGAFIDAQPDACHPIVASLVQSSRKFTAADAYRALYRIRDTQGETAGFWKKFDVMITPTVSSFITLAMCEDDPLGPNFRNGTFTNFANPLGLAAIAVPFGHSEAGVPWGITLYSPPERVPAMIQVAASLEQRGHAAEPHLMSASES; from the coding sequence ATGGCCAGTGGACCATTCGACCTTCGCATGGGCGCGCTTCGGCGCGCCTATCAGGCGGGCACGATCACGCCTTCCGATCTTGTGCAACATATTCTGTCCCGTCTCGACGACGCCGACCAGAGCGCGGTCTGGATTTCGACCACCACGAAAGACAAGCTGATTGCAAGAGCACGTGAACTGGAAGGCCTGGCGGACAGCGGGAGGGACCTTCCCCTTTACGGGATCCCCTTCTCGGTCAAGGACAACATCGATGTCGAAGGCGAGGAGACGACGGCAGCCTGTCCGGGCTTCGCCTATCGTGCAGAGCACTCCGCGACCGTCGTCGAACGTGCGCTTGCTGCCGGTGCGATCTATGTCGGCAAGACCAATCTCGACCAGTTCGCGACGGGACTTGTCGGCGTCCGCTCGCCATACGGAATACCCGTAAACCCCTTCAACGCGGACTATATTCCCGGAGGCTCCTCCTCGGGCGCGGCCGTTTCGGTTGCCACCGGGGTCGTGAGTTTTGCCTTCGGAACGGACACCGGCGGATCCGGCCGGATACCCGCCAGCTACAACGGCCTGGTCGGTTTCAAGCCGGCCCCCGGCGACTGGAGCCGGCACGGTCTCGTCTTCGCCTGCCGCAGCTTCGACACGCCGAGCGTGTTTACCAACGGGCTGGAGGATGCGTTGACGGTCGACGGCGCCGTGCGCGGACCGGACGGCCTCGATCCCTATTCAACGGACTTCATGCGCAGCGATGACGGTACGCCGCGCGTGGCGGTGCTGCAGCCGGATCTTGCCAGGAACCTGTGCGAGCCGGAGATCCTCGGGCTGTTCCAGGAAGCCTGTGACGCGATATCAACCCTGTTTCCATCGGTCACACCGGCCGACCTTTCACCGTTCCAGGCGCTCAACGACCTGATGTTCTTCGGCCCTCTGCTGGCCGAGCGGGATGTCTCCGTCGGCGCGTTCATCGACGCGCAACCGGACGCCTGCCACCCGATCGTGGCAAGTCTCGTGCAGTCGAGCCGCAAATTCACGGCCGCAGATGCCTATCGCGCGCTTTACAGGATCAGGGACACACAAGGAGAGACGGCGGGTTTCTGGAAGAAGTTCGATGTCATGATCACCCCCACGGTGAGCAGTTTCATCACGCTGGCCATGTGCGAAGACGATCCGCTCGGACCGAATTTCCGGAACGGGACCTTCACGAATTTTGCAAATCCGCTGGGACTGGCCGCCATAGCGGTTCCCTTCGGACACTCCGAGGCCGGCGTGCCCTGGGGCATAACCCTGTACAGCCCGCCGGAAAGGGTTCCCGCGATGATCCAGGTCGCGGCGAGCCTGGAACAGCGTGGTCATGCAGCGGAACCTCATCTCATGAGCGCAAGTGAGAGCTGA
- a CDS encoding ABC transporter permease subunit, translating to MTRWSVKILDSLWQYLFQRSTLLSALTVAAMFVLWYFVTATGLANKLFLPAPDAVWNAFVKAVTKGYQGNTLQAHVGISLLRILTAFAAAVLVGIPLGIIMGVSINARALLNPVIEFYRPLPPLGLYTLLVMWLGIGEESKFALLFLAGLPGIIIATTQAIWHIDPLYVRAARGLGASKIDLLWNVYLPAAGPTILAGMRISLGFVYTVLVAAEIVAATAGVGWMIWDAAKFLLSDVVIMGLIVLGLTGVALDMTMRAIGSRLMPWLNVVKK from the coding sequence ATGACCCGATGGTCCGTCAAAATCCTCGACAGCTTGTGGCAGTACCTGTTCCAGCGCAGCACGCTGCTGTCCGCGCTGACCGTCGCCGCGATGTTCGTCCTTTGGTATTTCGTGACGGCGACCGGCCTTGCCAACAAGCTGTTCCTGCCGGCTCCCGATGCCGTCTGGAACGCCTTCGTCAAGGCCGTAACCAAGGGATATCAGGGCAACACGCTCCAGGCCCATGTCGGCATCAGCCTGTTGCGGATCCTGACCGCGTTCGCGGCCGCCGTACTCGTCGGCATTCCCCTGGGCATCATCATGGGCGTTTCCATCAACGCCCGGGCACTGCTGAACCCGGTCATCGAGTTCTACAGGCCGCTTCCGCCGCTCGGTCTCTACACGTTGCTGGTGATGTGGCTGGGCATCGGCGAGGAAAGCAAGTTCGCCCTGCTGTTTCTTGCCGGGCTGCCGGGCATCATCATCGCGACCACACAGGCCATCTGGCACATCGACCCCCTTTATGTCCGTGCCGCCAGGGGACTGGGCGCCAGCAAGATCGACCTCCTGTGGAATGTCTACCTGCCTGCGGCCGGGCCGACGATCCTCGCCGGCATGCGGATTTCCCTCGGTTTTGTCTACACGGTCCTGGTTGCCGCCGAGATCGTCGCCGCGACCGCCGGTGTCGGCTGGATGATCTGGGACGCGGCGAAATTCCTCCTCAGCGACGTCGTGATCATGGGCCTGATCGTGCTCGGACTGACGGGCGTTGCCCTGGACATGACCATGCGCGCGATCGGCTCACGCCTGATGCCCTGGCTGAACGTCGTGAAGAAATAA
- a CDS encoding taurine ABC transporter substrate-binding protein — translation MKRLLALAAGLALSTAASAAEKPEKVTIGYLNLVNAQLVTKNLGLVAKHMPDVEIEYIKVGGGGDMLRAIAADQIDFGGLGNPPTAIGVARGLPIQGTMVLNMLDFVEAMVVRTDAGIKSFKDLEGKKIAAPFGSTTHYLLLQALADEGIDPAGMDILDLRPNDIAVAWSRGDLDAAWFWEPNLDKAVKDGGNIFMTSGIMEKRGYPTWDVGVVMNEFAEAYPDYVKKFVAAECEGIDYWINNPAETAKIIAEELELSLDDATRMMRGTEMVPCDKQLTAQYIGTSEARGGFVDTLVATSDFLVSQDRLPEAPSRETFEAFLHPEYLEAAVE, via the coding sequence ATGAAACGTTTGCTTGCCCTGGCCGCCGGACTGGCCCTTTCGACAGCCGCGAGCGCGGCGGAGAAGCCCGAAAAAGTCACGATCGGGTACCTGAACCTCGTCAATGCGCAGCTCGTGACCAAGAATCTCGGACTGGTCGCGAAGCACATGCCGGACGTGGAAATCGAATATATCAAGGTCGGTGGCGGCGGAGACATGCTGCGCGCGATTGCGGCAGACCAGATCGATTTCGGCGGCCTCGGAAACCCGCCGACGGCGATCGGCGTCGCACGCGGCCTGCCCATCCAGGGCACGATGGTCCTGAACATGCTCGATTTCGTCGAGGCGATGGTGGTGCGCACCGATGCCGGCATCAAGTCGTTCAAGGACCTTGAAGGCAAGAAGATCGCCGCCCCGTTCGGGTCCACAACCCATTACCTGCTCCTGCAGGCACTCGCGGACGAAGGCATCGACCCGGCCGGGATGGATATCCTGGACCTGCGCCCCAACGACATCGCGGTTGCCTGGTCACGGGGTGATCTGGATGCGGCCTGGTTCTGGGAACCCAACCTCGACAAGGCCGTCAAGGATGGCGGCAACATCTTCATGACCTCCGGAATCATGGAAAAGCGCGGCTATCCGACGTGGGATGTCGGCGTGGTGATGAACGAGTTCGCGGAAGCCTATCCGGACTACGTGAAGAAATTCGTGGCCGCCGAATGCGAAGGCATCGACTACTGGATCAACAATCCGGCCGAAACCGCGAAGATCATCGCCGAGGAGCTCGAGCTTTCCCTCGACGACGCGACGCGGATGATGCGCGGCACCGAAATGGTTCCCTGCGACAAGCAGCTGACCGCGCAATATATCGGCACCTCTGAAGCAAGGGGCGGTTTCGTCGACACGCTTGTCGCGACGTCCGACTTCCTGGTCAGCCAGGACCGGTTGCCCGAGGCCCCGTCGCGGGAGACCTTCGAGGCCTTCCTGCATCCCGAGTATCTTGAAGCGGCCGTTGAGTAA